The following coding sequences lie in one Terriglobales bacterium genomic window:
- a CDS encoding alpha/beta hydrolase, with the protein MRRLLRVTLYFIIGFYLVFVFVAAFLADRMIFYPQPSSYTDDARITKLKTSDGNTISAIYLPNPQAKFTILYSHGNAEDIGELEPLFRELHDAGFAVLGYDYEGYGTSEGAPSEKRTYLDEQAAYDFLVKEQRVPTERVILFGRSVGTGPAIDLAARAPVGGLIVQSGFTSAFRVLARFPLVPFDKFRNLDKIRRVKCPVLVIHGRRDNVIPFAHGERLYAAAPGKKMFLWADAAGHNDFEWLARDRYLPAIQEFASTLE; encoded by the coding sequence ATGCGGCGCCTCCTACGCGTGACTCTCTACTTCATCATCGGCTTCTACCTGGTCTTCGTCTTCGTCGCGGCCTTCCTCGCCGACCGCATGATCTTCTACCCGCAGCCCTCTTCCTATACGGACGACGCGCGCATCACCAAGCTGAAGACCTCCGACGGCAACACCATCTCCGCCATCTACCTGCCGAACCCGCAGGCGAAGTTCACCATCCTTTATAGCCACGGCAACGCCGAGGACATCGGCGAGCTCGAGCCGCTCTTCCGCGAGCTCCACGACGCCGGCTTCGCCGTCCTCGGCTACGACTACGAGGGATACGGCACCAGCGAGGGCGCGCCCAGCGAGAAGCGCACCTACCTCGACGAGCAGGCGGCCTACGACTTCCTGGTGAAGGAACAGCGCGTCCCCACGGAGCGCGTCATCCTCTTCGGCCGCTCGGTCGGCACCGGACCGGCCATCGACCTGGCCGCGCGCGCCCCCGTCGGCGGCCTCATCGTGCAGAGCGGCTTCACCTCGGCCTTCCGCGTGCTCGCACGCTTCCCGCTCGTCCCCTTCGACAAGTTCCGCAACCTCGACAAGATCCGCCGGGTGAAGTGCCCGGTGCTGGTCATCCACGGGCGCCGCGACAACGTCATCCCATTCGCGCACGGCGAGCGCCTCTACGCCGCCGCCCCCGGAAAGAAGATGTTCCTCTGGGCCGACGCCGCCGGCCACAACGACTTCGAGTGGCTCGCACGCGACCGCTACCTGCCCGCCATCCAAGAGTTCGCGTCCACCCTCGAGTAG
- the hflX gene encoding GTPase HflX: protein MPQGGRPGRRRPTSARDAAPGSASDRRPRAAGGGFARAETIERAFLVGIDYKSRKRSKVAEQARAASSRSSAGGSPAPTQSEQNEEWFAFSAEESLAELRELATSAGAEVVGEVLQSRDKPDPATVIGKGKLEEIQGAAAMAGADLILFDHDLSPSQQRNIEDEVDRRVIDRTQLILDIFARHARTREGQLQVELAQLEYLMPRLAGRGREMSQLGGGIGTRGPGETQLETDRRKIARRIRTIQQQVENVRRVRAQQRQRRESVPMATVALVGYTNAGKSTLFNRLTQAGVLASSKMFATLDPTIRAVTLPSKRRVLLSDTVGFIRNLPHTLVAAFRATLEEVQRAGIVLHVADATSVTQREHAQEVEKVLGELEALGKPRLRVVNKIDLLPRSERAALEDDEKTVHVSAVTGESIARLLERMDALLEEDPVSRARLRVPQREGKALAMLEARARILSREYEDGVVNLEVQAPESVLRRLAAFRA from the coding sequence ATTCCGCAAGGCGGGAGACCAGGACGCAGGCGGCCGACGAGCGCGCGCGATGCGGCGCCGGGGTCTGCCAGCGATCGGCGGCCGCGTGCGGCGGGCGGCGGGTTCGCGCGCGCGGAGACCATCGAGCGGGCGTTCCTGGTCGGGATCGACTACAAGAGCCGCAAGCGCTCGAAAGTCGCGGAGCAGGCGAGAGCGGCTTCGTCGCGCTCGAGCGCCGGCGGGTCGCCGGCGCCTACCCAGTCAGAGCAGAACGAAGAGTGGTTCGCATTCTCCGCGGAAGAGTCGCTGGCGGAGCTGCGCGAGCTGGCGACTTCGGCGGGCGCGGAAGTGGTGGGCGAGGTCCTGCAGTCGCGCGACAAGCCGGACCCAGCGACGGTGATCGGGAAGGGCAAGCTGGAGGAGATCCAGGGAGCGGCGGCGATGGCGGGCGCCGACCTGATCCTGTTCGACCACGACCTGTCGCCCTCGCAGCAGCGCAACATCGAAGACGAAGTGGACCGGCGGGTCATCGACCGGACGCAGCTCATCCTGGACATCTTTGCGCGGCACGCGCGGACGCGCGAGGGCCAGCTGCAGGTGGAGCTGGCGCAGCTGGAGTACCTGATGCCGCGGCTGGCGGGGCGGGGGCGCGAGATGTCGCAGCTGGGCGGCGGGATCGGGACGCGCGGACCGGGCGAGACGCAGCTCGAGACCGACCGGCGGAAGATCGCGCGGCGCATCCGGACGATCCAGCAGCAGGTGGAGAACGTGCGGCGGGTGCGAGCGCAGCAGCGGCAGCGGCGCGAGAGCGTGCCGATGGCGACGGTGGCGCTGGTGGGGTACACCAACGCGGGGAAGTCGACGCTGTTCAACCGGCTGACACAGGCGGGGGTGCTGGCGTCGTCGAAGATGTTCGCGACCCTGGACCCGACGATCCGCGCGGTGACGCTGCCGTCGAAGCGGCGCGTGCTGCTGTCGGACACGGTGGGATTCATCCGCAACCTGCCGCACACGCTGGTGGCGGCGTTTCGCGCGACGCTGGAAGAGGTGCAGCGCGCGGGCATCGTGCTGCACGTCGCGGACGCGACCTCGGTCACGCAGCGCGAGCACGCGCAGGAGGTCGAGAAAGTGCTGGGCGAGTTGGAGGCGCTGGGCAAGCCGCGGCTGCGCGTGGTCAACAAGATCGACCTGCTGCCGCGCTCGGAGCGCGCGGCGCTCGAAGACGACGAGAAGACGGTGCACGTCTCGGCGGTCACGGGCGAGAGCATCGCGCGGCTGCTGGAGCGCATGGACGCGCTGCTGGAGGAAGACCCGGTGAGCCGGGCGCGGCTGCGCGTGCCGCAGCGCGAGGGCAAGGCGCTGGCGATGCTGGAAGCCAGGGCGCGCATCCTCTCGCGCGAGTACGAGGACGGCGTGGTGAACCTGGAAGTCCAGGCGCCGGAGAGCGTGTTGCGGCGGCTGGCGGCCTTCCGCGCGTAG